The genomic interval ATGAACGCCCCACTCCCCCATACCGTCACCTCCGAGGTGATCGTGGTCGGTGCCGGTCCGGTCGGCATGGTGGCCGCGCTCGCCCTGGCCCAGCAGGGCGTACAGGTCCTGGTCCTGGAGGCCGGCGAGGATCTGGCGGCCGAGTCCCGGGCCTCCACCTTCCACCCGCCGACGCTGGAGATCCTGCACCGCCTGGGGGTCGGGAAGGAGCTGCACGAGCTCGGGCTGGTGGCCCCGAACTTCCAGTACCGCGACCGGCACGGAACGGTTTTCGCCGACCTTGACCTGGGGTTGCTCTCGGACGACACACCGTTCTCCTACCGCCTGCAGTGCGAGCAGAACAAGCTCACCGAGTTGATCGCCGCGAAGCTTCCCTCCCAGCCCACCGCGACCTTGCGTTTCGGGGCCCGGGTCGAGCGGGTGGAACGTAACGCCGACTCGGTGTCGGTCTACCTGCCCGGCGACGGACGGGATCCCTCCTACCGCGCCGACTGGGTGATCGCCACCGACGGTGCCTCCTCGACCGTGCGCAAGAGCCTGGGTGTGGCCTTCGAGGGGTTCACCCTGCCCGAGCGTTTCCTGGTCGCCTCCACCACGTTCGACCTGACCGAGGCCTTCCCCGGTCTGGCCCTGGTCTCGTACGTCTCCGACCCGGACGAGTGGGGTGTGCTGCTGCGCACCCCCCGGCACTGGCGGGTTCTCATGCCGGTGTCACCGGAAACCCCCGACGACGAAGCCCTCTCGCCCGAGGTGATCGAGAGCCGCCTGCAGAGGCTGTCGGCCCGGCCCGAGCCCTACCCGCTGGACCACGCGTCGATCTACGCCGTGCACCAGCGTGTGGCCGCCACCTTCGCCTCCGGTCGCGTCCTCATCGCCGGTGACGCCGCGCACGCGAACAACCCGCTCGGCGGGATGGGCATGAACTCCGGCATCCACGACGCCGAGGCCGCCGTCGAGGCGATCCTCGCCGCCCGCGCCGGAGCCGACCCCGATGCCTGCGCCGCGGCCTACAGCGACGCCCGGCGCACCGCCACGATCGCTCATGTCCAGGCCACCACGAAGAAGAACTACGCCGACCTGAGCGAGACCGACAGCGCAGCCCGGCACCGGCGCACCGAGGCCCTGGCCGCGCTGGCCGAGGACCCGGTCAAGGCCCGCGCCTACCTGCTCGGCAGCTCGATGATCAGGTCACTGGCCGAGAGCCGGGACCGTCTGCGCGCCGGTCTGCGGGCGGCCCGGGCGGTGCGTCCCGCCTCGGGCCGCCGCCTGGCCGACCTTCTCGGCGCCACCCCCGTGATCGCCCCGGGATGCCATGACGCGATCTCCGCCCGGCTGCTGGAGCAGGCCGGGTTCCGGGCCGGCTATCTCTCCGGGGCCGCGAGTTCCGCGACCGTCCTGGGGGCACCCGACCTCGGCTTCGTCGGGCTGGCGGAGATGACGGAGCAGATTCGCCGCACGGCGGACAACGGGTTTCCCCTGATCGCCGACGGGGACGGCGGCTACGGCGGACCGTTACAGGTGGCACGCACCGTGCGAGCCTACGAGCGGGCCGGGGCCGCCGCCATCCAGCTGGAGGACCAGGAGCACCCCAAACGCACCGCCGGCCAGGCCGGGGTCCGGCTGGTCCCGGTGGAGGACATGGTCGCCAAGGTGCGCGCCGCGGTGGACGCCCGGGAGCAGATGCTGGTGATCGCCCGCACGGACGCGCTGCGGGCGCAGGGCCAGGACGCCGCCCTGGAGCGTGCCCAGGCCTATGCCGAGGCCGGAGCCGACCTGCTGATGGTGGAAAACCTCACCGACCCCAAACTGCTCACCCACCTCAACCGGGGAACCGGGAAGCGTCTGGTGCTGAACCTCTCGGAGGCTCACGGCCAGATCATGGCACCCGACCTGGCCCTGCTCGGCGACTGTGGTGTCGCACTGATCATCTACCCGGTGTCCGGGCTGCTCGCCGCCTCCGGCGCGATGCGTGACATCTACGCGGCGATCGCCGCCGGCCAGATCCCGGCCGGTTCCGGCCCGGCCGTCACCTGGAACGACCTCACTGACCTGCTCGACCTGCCTGCCCAGCTCGCCCTGCTCGGGCAGGAGCAGCACACCACCCCCGCTGAGTCCCGGAGGACCGCATGACCACCGTCACCTCACCGCGCGCCGTGCTGGGCGTCGTCCTCCCCTCGACCAACACCGTGGTCGAGGCCGAGTACAACGACATGCGCCCGCCCGGGGTCTCCTTCCACACCGGCCGGATCTACATCGCCGACGAGAACCTCGGCTCCGACGGGAAGATGGAGTCCTTCCTCGAAGACCTGCGCACCCAGATCGGCACCGCCGTGCGCGATGTCGTCACCTGCAAGCCCGACCGGATCGTGATGGGCATGTCCGCCGAGACGTTCTGGGGCGGCGCGCAGGGCGCGGCCCAGTTCGAGAGCTGGGTGGGCGAGCAGTCCGGGCTGCGCGTCTCCACCGGCGCCGCCGCGTGCAAGGCCGCCCTGGAGGCGTTCGGCGCCCGGCGCATCGGTGTGATCACTCCTTACCAGCCGGTGGGCGACGAGCAGGTGCGGGCCTTCTTCACCGAGATGGGCTTCGAGGTCGCGGCGGTCCGGGGTCTGGCCGTGGACAGCGCCACCGGAATCGCCGACGTCACCCCCGAGCAGATCCGCCAGGCGTTCCTGGCCGTCGACGGCCCGGACGTGGACGCGCTGGTCCAGGCCGGCACCAACCTCGCCGCCGTGGCCACCGCCGCCCAGCTCGAGGCCGAACTCGGCAAGCCCGTGATCGCGATCAACGCGGCCACGGTCTGGCACGCCCTGCGCGCCGAGGGCATCACCGACCGGATGACCGGGTACGGCCGCCTGCTCGCCGAGCACTGATCCCCGCACCGGTGGTCGCGGACCCCTCCCCCGGCCGCGACCACGCTTTCCGAGAACCCAGAAAAGGCAGGCAAAGCACCGTGTTCGAGCACTTCGGCATGCTCCGGCTCAAGCCCGAGGCGACCACCGCCCAGCGCACCGCCATCGTGGACGGGCTGAATGCCCTCACCGACGTCGTCCCGGGCCTGCTGGAGGCCCACGCCGCCCAGGATGCCGGGCTGCGCGACGGCACCGCGGACATCATCTTCCGCATGGTCTTCGCCGACCGCGAGGCCTGGACGGCCTACGGCACGCACCCCGCCCACGTCGCGGTCATCCAGGACCGGATCGCCCCGGTCCTGGCCTCGAAACTGTTCGGCCAGGTCGAGAAGTCCGCCTGATGCACGGGCTGCACCACCACCTGTCCGACGATTTCGCCGCGGCCGGCCTGGCCGGGCAGCTGACCCCCGGCCGGCGCGCGGCCTTCCTGCTGATCGACCCCGCCCGCGCCTACACCGACCCGGCCTCGCCGCTCTACGCCGGGGTCGAGGCCGCCGCCGAGGTCATGCGAACCCTGCTGGGTGCGGCCCGCCGGGCCGCGACACCCGTCGTCGTGACCCGCGTCCTTCATGAATTTCCCACCGACGGCGGCCTGTTCGCCCGCAAGGTGCCGGCCACGGGCCGCTGCTTCACCCCCGGCAATCCCTGGGCCGACTACATCGAGGGCCTCGAACCCGTCTCCGGCGAGTGCGTGGTGACCAAGCAGTACCCCAGTGCCTTCTTCGGCACCGCCCTGGCCGCCACCCTCACGGCCACCGGTGTGGACACCCTGGTGATCGCCGGCCTCAGTACCAGCGGCTGCGTGCGCGCGAGCGCACTCGACGCCCTCCAGCACGGTTTCGCGCCCTTCGTCGTCGCCGATGCCGTCGGCGACCGCGACCACGACGTGCACACCTCGAACCTGCGGGACATCGACGCGAAGATCGGGCAGGTCATCGACGCCACCACCGCCCTGACGCTGATCGAATCCGCCGGCGCCACCACGGACATCTGAAAGAGGCCGCTATGACCGACACCCCCGACTGGAACGCCGAAGTCGCCCGGATCCGCCAGTTGCGCCGCGACCGCACCAAGGTCGGGCCCGGGAGCCGCCCCGCCGTCGTCATCGTCGACTTCCAGAAGGCCTTCACCGAGCACGAGCACGTCGGCCCGTCCACGGCCGTGGCCCTGAAGCACTCCCAGACCCTGCTGGAGGCCGCCCGGGCGGCCGGCGTCCCGGTGATCTACCTGGTCATGATCCTCGACCGTCTCGACGACCGGATGCTGGCCCAGCGGGTGCGCTCCTCGCTCACCGAACGCTGCGAACGCGGCAACCCCTGGACCGAGATCTCCTCCGCGGTACCGGCTCAGCCGGGAGACCACATCGTGGAGAAGACCGTCGCCTCCGGCTTCTACAACACCCGCCTTCACGATCTCCTCCAGGACCTCGGTGTCGACGAGGTCGTGGTGATCGGCACGTCCACCAGCGGCTGTGTGCGGGCCACGGTGACCGACGCCGCCTACCGCAACTACCGGATCAGCATCGTCGAGGAGTGCTGCGACGACTTCCGCACCCTCTCGGGCGAGGTGTCGCTGTGGGACATGCAGGACCGCTTCGGTGACGTCGTCTCCCTCGACTGGATGCTCGGGCGGTTCGGGGCGCCGACATCATGACCGTTCTCAACAACCAGCGCCTGGTCTACCAGCCCTTGCCCCTGCGCCCGCGGGTCACCCTGCCCGGCGACGCGCGGGTGGCCGTCTGGCACGCCCCGAACGTCGAGCACTACGACTACGTACCGCCGGGCCAGGGATCGCCCCAGGGCCGGGTTCCCGCCCCCGACGTGCAGCACTACATGCACCGCGACGCCGGTAACCGCACGGCGTTCTGGCGTCTGCTGCGGGTGGTGGACGAGTTCGAGATCCCCTCCACGGTGAGCCTGAGCCTGTCCGTGCTCGAGGAGATCCCCGAGGTCCGCGATGCGATGAAGGAGCGCGGCTGGGAGGTGATGAGCCACGGAATCTCCAACCTGCGGCCGCTGTACGGCTACGAGGCGCAGGCCGAGCGTGAGTTCTACGCCCAGAACCAGGCCCTGGCGCTGCGCTACTGGGGCAAGGCGATCAAGGGCATGCTCGGGCCCAAGGTCTCGGGGACCGACAACACCTGTGACCTGATGGCCGAGGCCGGCATGACCTACCACGCCGACTGGATCCACGACGAACAACCACGCCCTCTGAGGACGTCCACGGGCGCGCGTCTGGTGTCGGTCCCCTACAGCTACATGCTTAACGACGTGCCGCTGCTGCACGCCAAGCACTACGACGGCGACTATTTCGTGGCCATGGTCAAGGCCCAGGTGACGCGGTTGCTGCGCGACGCCGACCGGGACGGTCAGGCGCGGGTCACCTGTGTGGCCACCCACCCGTTCGTGACCGGTCAGCCCTGGTTCACCCAGTACCTGCGGGAGATCTTCGGCTGGCTGCGCGAACAGGACGGTGTCTGGCTGAGCACGGCCGGCGAGATCACCGACCACTACCTCGAGCACCACTACGACGAGCAGCTGCGCTCCGCTCTCGCGAGCCAGGACCCGACGGCGGCGAGGGCATGAACAGCATCGGCACCGAAACGACGTTCGACGCCCCGATCATCGTCAACCCTGACGACGCAACCGTTTTCGCCCCGGATCTGGCGCGCACCTACGACCCCCACCGGGAACCCTGGACCCTTCCGGCCGGCAAGAAGCTGGTGGTGTCGCTGTTGCTGCACGCGCCGGCCTACCTGGACGACGTGCCGGCGGGCCTGCTCAAGCCGGCCGCGATGCAGGGCGGGGTCGGCCGGGAGACGTCCGAGCCGCGGCACGGGCAGGTGGCCAGGCTCTCACAATGGGACTTCGGCCTGACGGCCGGCATCTGGAGACTGCTCGACATCGCCCAAGCCGCCGGCGTTCCCACCGCAGTAGCACTGGACTCCCAGGGCGTGCGCACCATGCCCGGCCTGGCCGAGCTGGTCGCCCAGCAGGCCGACGAGATCGTGGTGCGCGGGCGGGCCGCCAACGTCATCCTCGGCACGGGCCCGGACGAGGAGGCCGAGCGGGCCTACATCGCCGAGGCCACCGCCGCCGTGCAGGACGCCACCGGACGCACCGCGACCGGCTGGTTCGGGCCCGAGCGCAGCCAGTCCGCCCGCACCACCCGGCTGTTGCGCGAGGCCGGGTACGGCTGGTTCGGCGAGTGGCCGGTCGACGAGCGCCCGGTCGAACTGACCGGTGCATCGGCCGGCCTGGTCGCCGTGCCGCATCCGCTGGAGACCGAGGACATGTTCAGCCTCTACACCCGCGGACTGCCGTTCGCCGCCTACGAGAGGCTTCTGGACGCCACGGTCGACACCCTGATCGAGGACGCCGCTGTCGTGGGTGGCCGGCACCTGGGGCTGAGCTGGTTCGGCTGGGTGCTGGGACAGGCCTGCTTCGCCGACGTGGCCGAGAGCTTCCTGCACCGTCTGGCCGCCCGCCCCGAAGTACTCCTGGCCACCCCGGGAACCGTTGCCGATCGCGTCCGTTCGTGGACGTGACCCTCACCGGCGCACCCGCCCGAACCACCCTCCCGCGGGCCCTGGCCTGGGCCCTGGGCAGCGGCACGGTGCTGCAGGGCCTGAACTCCGCGGTGATCGCCGTGGCGCTGGTACCGATCGCCGACCACTACGGCACCTCCGCGGCGATCCCGTGGCTGATCAGCGGCCTGTACATCGCCTCGGCCGTCGGGTCGCCCACCGGCGGCCGGCTCGCCGACCTGTTCGGGGCCCGGCGGATCTACCTGGCCGGCCTGGTCCTGGTCGTTCTTGCCTCGGTGCTGGGGCCTTTCGCTCCCTCGGCGGGCTGGCTCGTGGCCGACCGGGTGCTGCTGGGGCTCGGGACCTCGGTGCAGTTCCCCGCCGCGATGGCGATCATCCGCCGGGAGGCGGACCGGCGCGCGGCCGAGGTCTCCGGGGCGATCGGCGTCGTGGCGCTGTGCGGGCAGAGCACGGCCGCCCTCGCACCGACGGTCGGCGGGCTGATCGTGGTGGTGTCCGGCTGGCCGGGTATCTTCTGGATCAACCTGCCCCTGGTGGCCAACTGCCTGTTCTGGGTGTGGCGTTGTGTTCCGGCCGACCCGCCCCGCGAGAAACGGGGCGCCCGGGCCGCCCTGCGGGTCATGGACGTGCCGGGTGCGCTGCTGTTCGTGGCCACGCTGTCACTGACCATGACGGTGCTCCTGTCGCTCGAGAACGGCACACAAGGGCGGGACCTCGCCCTGGGTGCGGCCGCCGGTCTGCTGGCCGCACTCCTGGTGCTACGGGAGCGACGGTGTGCCACGCCGTTCCTGGACCTGCGACTGCTGGCCGCCCACCCGGCGATCCTGATGACCTGCGTGCGGGGGACGGTCACGTTCGTGGCCTTCTACACGGTGTTCTACGGAATGCCGCAGTGGCTGGAGGTGGGCCGGGGCCTCGGCCCGGCCGCCGCCGGCCTGCTGATGCTTCCGGTCTTCGGGGTGGGTGTGGTGTCCACCCTGGTCGCCACCCGATGGGCGGCCCGGCTGGGACCGGGCCGGCTGCTGCTGGTGGGTAACGCGGCGTTCGTCGTCTCGGGCCTGGTCCTGGCGCTGACCGCCGGCGTGGAGAGCCCGCTCGCGCTCCTGGTTCTCGTCAATGTTCTCCTCGGCATCCCGACCGGGTTCAACAACCTGGGCAACCAGCTGACGCTGCACCACGCCAGCCCGGCCCGGGCCAGCGGCAGTGCCAGCGGCCTGTACCGCACGGCCCAGTACATCGGTGCGGCGATCTCCGCCGTGCTGCTGACCCACCTGGTCCCGACCGACCGCGCGGCGGGGGCCGCCGCCCTGGACACCGCCGTCCGCGACATCGGGCTCTGCCTGGTGATCATCGGTTTCCTGCTCCTGGCCACCGGACTCACCACACATCGACGACACCACCTATCTGGACAGGCGTCCTCCATCGGAAGGAACACCAAGAATGGCAACAGGTCTTAAACAACGCGGCCGGGCCGACTTCAACTTCCTGGCCGACCTGGCCCGCTGGAGCGGACTGGAACTGCAGGCAGCGGCGGAGAAGGATTTCGGTGACCTGTGCCCGGGCCAGTCCCTGCCGGGCGAGGTCCACGAGCAGATCCGGCACGCCACCCGGCTGCTGGAGGAAGGGTCCCGGGCCTACGGCTGGGACCGTTTCTACACCCGCCTCGTGGCCGAGCACCAGTTCGAAGCCGCCCGCTACGCATACGAGGACGGCAAGGAAGCTGTCACCACCGAGTACGCCGACAACGCGCAGCAGGGCGGCACCATCATCGTGGACGCCTCGCTCCAGACCCCGGACTACTGGTCACAGACCGACTTCCACCTCGCGCCCGGCGGATGGGAGGGGCACGAGCGGATGGGTTTCATGATCCATGACTACGTCTACGACCTGATCTTCTCCACCGGCGGCATCGGAGCGGTCCGGCCGGACCAGAAGTTCACCGATGCCCGGGTCCAGACCGCGCAGGCCGGACTGCGCGATCACTACGACACGATTCTCGAGCTGGGCGTCGGCACCGGCCGGTACGCGGTCTCGCTGCAGACCGTCTACCCCGGGGCCCGGATCACCGGTGTCGATCTGGGCCGGACCGAACTGGAGCACGCCCAGCTGGTGGCGGCCCGCCACGGGTTCGCCTGGGACCTGCACCAGGCCGCTTGCGAACGGCTGCCTTTCGAGGACAACTCCTTCGACCTGGTCACTGCTTTCATCCTGCTGCACGAGGTCCCTCAGCCCTCGGCCCGGCAGATCCTGGCCGAGGCCTACCGGGTGTGCAAGCCCGGTGGGGAGGTCCTCATCGGTGACGTGGCCCCCTACAAGGATCAGGAGTCCTTGTTCCGTTGCGTGATCCTGGACTGGGAGACGGAGAACCGGGCCGAGCCGTTCTGGCGGGGGGCCCTGCTGGCCGATCGCCCGGGTCTGGTGCGCGCGGCCGGGTTCGCCGACGTCACCGAGTTCGGCGCTTCCTACCCCTGGATCACCCGCGGCATCAAGCCGGTTCTGGAAGGAGCCCCCGTATGAGCAGCCCGCACTACCCCACGACGAACGATCCGGCCCCCACGTACCTGGCCGGCACGAGCCCGGACGAGCTGGCGCGCATGGTGGTCGGCCTGACCGAGGAGCTCTGGATCCTTCGCGACCGGGTGATGGTGCTGGAGGAGGTACTTTCGCAGTCCGGGGCGATCAGCAGCGGCACGGTCGACGAGCACACGCCCGGCGAGGAGCTGCACGGGCGGCTCGCACTGGAACGGCAGCGGCTGATCCGGCGGGTGCTGGGCGCCCCCCTGACCGTCGGCCCGTAGGCCGGTTCGGATGTGCGGCACTTCGGCTCGGTCCGGCCCATGAGCAGCACTGCGGGGATCGTGCTGGCCGCCGGTGCCGGCACCCGGATGGGCCGGCCCAAAGGGCTGCTCACCGACGCTGACGCAGTGCCCTGGGTGCAGCGTGCGGTCAGGGCACTGCAGGACGCGGGCTGTCGTCCCGTTCTCGTGGCCACCGGTGCGCGGGCACAGGACGTCGGTCGGCTCGTCCCGGCCTCGGCGACCGTGGTGCCGGTGGCCGGCTGGGAAGAGGGGATGGGCGCTTCACTGCGGGCCGCCCTGCACGCCGTCGCCGGGCTGACGGCCACGGAAGGCGGGGGTGAAGCACCCGACGCCGTGGTCGTCACCCTGGTCGACATGCCCGACGTGACGGGCGCCGTGGTGGCCAGACTCCTGGCCGGTACCGGGTCGGCCGCAACCCCGCAACCGCCCCTGGGCTCACCGTTATCGCATTCGGCGGGGCGGCGACGTCAGGGCGCCCTGGCCCGGGCCAGTTATGACGGTGTCCCCGGTCATCCCGTCCTGCTCGGCCGCGACCACTGGCCGGGCATCCTCGCCACCACGACGGCTGATGCCGGGGCCCGGCACTATCTGCGCGGTCGAGACGACGTCGTGCTGGTCGAGGCCGGTGACCTGGCCTCCGGCGCCGACCTGGACACGCCGGAGGATGTCCGCGTCCAGGACGGGAGAAAAGGTCAGGACGGGCGGAGCCACCCGTCCTGACCCTTCGTGGAGTTACTGGCCGCGCACCAGACCGACGGCGATCGCCGGGTCGAAGACTCCCGCTGCGGCGTTCGGGGCGATGCCGCAGTTGCCGTCCGACTCACCGGGGGTCTTGATCCACAACCGCGCCTCGGGCGTCCTGGCCGTGGGCGTCTTGTTCACGCGCGCGGTGACACCCAGCTTCCGGCCGGCCGGGTTGCACCAGACGCCGTTGCTGCCCAGACCGTTCCGGCTGGTGTCGACGATGTACGGCTTGGTCGCCGAGCCCCGCTTGCGCAGCTGCGCGTTCAGCTTCGTGGCGAACGCGTTCTCCTCCGCCGTGGTGTGGTAATTGGACACGTTCAGGGAGAACCCGCGGATGTTCTTCAGCCCGGACTTCAGCAGCCGGCTCGACATGGCCGTCGCCGTGGCGTAGTTCGAGTTGCCCGCATCCAGGTACACGTACGCGTTGGGGGCGCTCTTGTGGAACTGCTCGGTGGCGTAGGTGAGCAGCTTCTGCCGGGTGGCGGCCTGGGCCGTGGTCAGGCAGTTGAAGTCGGCCAGGGCGTCGGGCTCGAGGACCACCACGGCCCGGCGTTTGCCGACACCGGCAGCGAAGTTCTTGATCCAGGTGCGGTATTCGCTCACCGCCGCGCCGCCCGCCGAGTGCCCGCCACAGGCATCGCGCCCGGGGATGTTGTAGGCCACCAGGATCGGAGCCTTCTTCTTCTTCGCGGCTGCCGTGACGTAGACGTTCACGGCCGGCTTGATGTCGTTGGACCAGCTCCCGAACCACCGGGCCATCGGCTTGGACGACAGGTTCGCCTTGATCGTGGCGGCGCGGCTGTCGCTCTTGTTCTGGGAGACCCAGGTGGCCGGGCCCGACGTCGGGTCGACGTAGAAGGTCATGGTCTTGGGCAGACCCTTGACCGCCGCCGCCGTCACGGTGGTGTCGGCCGCCTGGGTCACCGCGGCCTGGGTCACGGTGGCGGGGGCGGCGTTCTCGGCGTGACCGACCAGGCTCTGCGTCACGGCGCCGGCAACGGCGAGCGAGGCGGCAGCGGCAATGGTCACGGTGGTGCGTCGTTTCACGGGTCCTCTTCGGTCAGGCCTGGGGAGTAGGCGACCTAACCTAGGGAATCCGATGTTATGAGTTCCTTATCCCTTTCCTCATCATCCCCTTCCTCATCGTGCCCGCCGGACGGTCGCGATGCCCACCC from Kineosporia sp. NBRC 101731 carries:
- a CDS encoding MFS transporter, yielding MDVTLTGAPARTTLPRALAWALGSGTVLQGLNSAVIAVALVPIADHYGTSAAIPWLISGLYIASAVGSPTGGRLADLFGARRIYLAGLVLVVLASVLGPFAPSAGWLVADRVLLGLGTSVQFPAAMAIIRREADRRAAEVSGAIGVVALCGQSTAALAPTVGGLIVVVSGWPGIFWINLPLVANCLFWVWRCVPADPPREKRGARAALRVMDVPGALLFVATLSLTMTVLLSLENGTQGRDLALGAAAGLLAALLVLRERRCATPFLDLRLLAAHPAILMTCVRGTVTFVAFYTVFYGMPQWLEVGRGLGPAAAGLLMLPVFGVGVVSTLVATRWAARLGPGRLLLVGNAAFVVSGLVLALTAGVESPLALLVLVNVLLGIPTGFNNLGNQLTLHHASPARASGSASGLYRTAQYIGAAISAVLLTHLVPTDRAAGAAALDTAVRDIGLCLVIIGFLLLATGLTTHRRHHLSGQASSIGRNTKNGNRS
- a CDS encoding nucleotidyltransferase family protein; this translates as MSSTAGIVLAAGAGTRMGRPKGLLTDADAVPWVQRAVRALQDAGCRPVLVATGARAQDVGRLVPASATVVPVAGWEEGMGASLRAALHAVAGLTATEGGGEAPDAVVVTLVDMPDVTGAVVARLLAGTGSAATPQPPLGSPLSHSAGRRRQGALARASYDGVPGHPVLLGRDHWPGILATTTADAGARHYLRGRDDVVLVEAGDLASGADLDTPEDVRVQDGRKGQDGRSHPS
- a CDS encoding class I SAM-dependent methyltransferase; amino-acid sequence: MATGLKQRGRADFNFLADLARWSGLELQAAAEKDFGDLCPGQSLPGEVHEQIRHATRLLEEGSRAYGWDRFYTRLVAEHQFEAARYAYEDGKEAVTTEYADNAQQGGTIIVDASLQTPDYWSQTDFHLAPGGWEGHERMGFMIHDYVYDLIFSTGGIGAVRPDQKFTDARVQTAQAGLRDHYDTILELGVGTGRYAVSLQTVYPGARITGVDLGRTELEHAQLVAARHGFAWDLHQAACERLPFEDNSFDLVTAFILLHEVPQPSARQILAEAYRVCKPGGEVLIGDVAPYKDQESLFRCVILDWETENRAEPFWRGALLADRPGLVRAAGFADVTEFGASYPWITRGIKPVLEGAPV
- a CDS encoding glycoside hydrolase family 6 protein, yielding MKRRTTVTIAAAASLAVAGAVTQSLVGHAENAAPATVTQAAVTQAADTTVTAAAVKGLPKTMTFYVDPTSGPATWVSQNKSDSRAATIKANLSSKPMARWFGSWSNDIKPAVNVYVTAAAKKKKAPILVAYNIPGRDACGGHSAGGAAVSEYRTWIKNFAAGVGKRRAVVVLEPDALADFNCLTTAQAATRQKLLTYATEQFHKSAPNAYVYLDAGNSNYATATAMSSRLLKSGLKNIRGFSLNVSNYHTTAEENAFATKLNAQLRKRGSATKPYIVDTSRNGLGSNGVWCNPAGRKLGVTARVNKTPTARTPEARLWIKTPGESDGNCGIAPNAAAGVFDPAIAVGLVRGQ
- a CDS encoding isochorismatase family protein, giving the protein MTDTPDWNAEVARIRQLRRDRTKVGPGSRPAVVIVDFQKAFTEHEHVGPSTAVALKHSQTLLEAARAAGVPVIYLVMILDRLDDRMLAQRVRSSLTERCERGNPWTEISSAVPAQPGDHIVEKTVASGFYNTRLHDLLQDLGVDEVVVIGTSTSGCVRATVTDAAYRNYRISIVEECCDDFRTLSGEVSLWDMQDRFGDVVSLDWMLGRFGAPTS
- a CDS encoding Dabb family protein, with the translated sequence MFEHFGMLRLKPEATTAQRTAIVDGLNALTDVVPGLLEAHAAQDAGLRDGTADIIFRMVFADREAWTAYGTHPAHVAVIQDRIAPVLASKLFGQVEKSA
- a CDS encoding FAD-dependent oxidoreductase, whose amino-acid sequence is MNAPLPHTVTSEVIVVGAGPVGMVAALALAQQGVQVLVLEAGEDLAAESRASTFHPPTLEILHRLGVGKELHELGLVAPNFQYRDRHGTVFADLDLGLLSDDTPFSYRLQCEQNKLTELIAAKLPSQPTATLRFGARVERVERNADSVSVYLPGDGRDPSYRADWVIATDGASSTVRKSLGVAFEGFTLPERFLVASTTFDLTEAFPGLALVSYVSDPDEWGVLLRTPRHWRVLMPVSPETPDDEALSPEVIESRLQRLSARPEPYPLDHASIYAVHQRVAATFASGRVLIAGDAAHANNPLGGMGMNSGIHDAEAAVEAILAARAGADPDACAAAYSDARRTATIAHVQATTKKNYADLSETDSAARHRRTEALAALAEDPVKARAYLLGSSMIRSLAESRDRLRAGLRAARAVRPASGRRLADLLGATPVIAPGCHDAISARLLEQAGFRAGYLSGAASSATVLGAPDLGFVGLAEMTEQIRRTADNGFPLIADGDGGYGGPLQVARTVRAYERAGAAAIQLEDQEHPKRTAGQAGVRLVPVEDMVAKVRAAVDAREQMLVIARTDALRAQGQDAALERAQAYAEAGADLLMVENLTDPKLLTHLNRGTGKRLVLNLSEAHGQIMAPDLALLGDCGVALIIYPVSGLLAASGAMRDIYAAIAAGQIPAGSGPAVTWNDLTDLLDLPAQLALLGQEQHTTPAESRRTA
- a CDS encoding isochorismatase family protein yields the protein MHGLHHHLSDDFAAAGLAGQLTPGRRAAFLLIDPARAYTDPASPLYAGVEAAAEVMRTLLGAARRAATPVVVTRVLHEFPTDGGLFARKVPATGRCFTPGNPWADYIEGLEPVSGECVVTKQYPSAFFGTALAATLTATGVDTLVIAGLSTSGCVRASALDALQHGFAPFVVADAVGDRDHDVHTSNLRDIDAKIGQVIDATTALTLIESAGATTDI
- a CDS encoding polysaccharide deacetylase family protein is translated as MTVLNNQRLVYQPLPLRPRVTLPGDARVAVWHAPNVEHYDYVPPGQGSPQGRVPAPDVQHYMHRDAGNRTAFWRLLRVVDEFEIPSTVSLSLSVLEEIPEVRDAMKERGWEVMSHGISNLRPLYGYEAQAEREFYAQNQALALRYWGKAIKGMLGPKVSGTDNTCDLMAEAGMTYHADWIHDEQPRPLRTSTGARLVSVPYSYMLNDVPLLHAKHYDGDYFVAMVKAQVTRLLRDADRDGQARVTCVATHPFVTGQPWFTQYLREIFGWLREQDGVWLSTAGEITDHYLEHHYDEQLRSALASQDPTAARA